The DNA region CTCGACCACGCGACCTCCGCCGACCTGGTGGCCGAGGCCGTCGAACTCGGCTTCTCCTCGGTCATGTTCGACGCCTCCGTGCTGCCGTACGAGGAGAACGTCCGCGCCACCGCCGAGGTGGTCGCCCGCTGCCACGCGGCAGGAGTGTGGGTGGAGGCCGAACTCGGCGAGGTCGGTGGCAAGGACGGGGTGCACGCTCCCGGCGCCCGCACCGACCCCGCCGAAGCGGCCGGCTACGTCGCCGCCACCGGTGTCGACGCCCTCGCCGTGGCCGTCGGGACCTCCCACGCCATGCTCACCCGCGATGCCGTCCTCGACTTCGACCTGATCGCCGAACTGCGCGCGGCCGTCCCCGTCCCGCTGGTCCTGCACGGCTCCTCCGGCGTGGCCGACGAACACCTGACCCGTGCGGTCGAGCGCGGCATGACCAAGGTCAACATCGCCACCCACCTCAACCAGGTCTTCACCGGCGCCGTGCGGCGCACTCTCGACGCCGACCCGTCGCTCGTCGACACCCGCCGCTACCTCGGCTCCGGACGCGCGGCCATGGCGGCGGAGGTCACCCGGCTGCTGGGCGTCCTCAAGGCGGCCTGACCATGCTGAACGAGGCCCGTCCCGGGTGGGGCGGGCCTCGCTGTCGTGCTGTCCGGGGCGCGGTTCAGGCGGACTTGACGGTGGCGAACTTCTCGCCGCCGAGGACCCAGCGGCCCTGGCGCATCACGGCGACCAGGTCGTAGCCGGTGGAGTCGACCACGACCAGGTCGGCGAGCTTGCCGGTCTCCAGGGTGCCGATGGAGTCGGCGAGGCCGAGCAGCCGGGCCGGGGTGGTGGAGAGCGACTCGACGGCCTCGCCGAGGGTCAACTTCTGGACCTGGATGGCCCGTTGGAAGGCGCGGTCGAGCGTGAGGGTCGACCCGGCGATGGAGCTGCCATCGGGGAGCATCGCGACGCCGTCCTTGACCTCGACCTGGAGCGGGCCGAGTGGGTAGCGGCCGTCGCCCATGCCGGCGGCGCCCATGGCGTCGGTGATCAGGGCGACGCGGCCGGGGCCGGCGGTGCCGTAGGCGAGGTCGAGGACGGAGGGGTGGAGGTGGACGCCGTCGTTGATCAGCTCGACGGTGACGCGTTCGTCCTCCAGCAGCGCCACGATGGGGCCGGGGGCGCGGTGGGCGATGCCGGGCATGGCGTTGAAGAGGTGGGTGGCGACGCTCGCGCCGGCGTCGATGGCTTCGAGGGTGGTGGGGTAGTCGGAGTCGGTGTGGCCGACGGCGGCGATGACGCCGAGGTCGGCGAGCATGCGCACCGAGTCGAGGCCGCCGGGGAGTTCGGGGGCGAGGGTGACCATGCGGGCGTGGCCGCGGGCGGCGTCGACGAGTTTGCGGACCAGGGCGGGGTCGGGGTCGCGCAGCAGGTCGGGGCGGTGGGCGCCGCAGCGGTGGTGGGAGATGAAGGGGCCCTCGAAGTGGATGCCGGCGAGGATGCCGTCCTCGACGAGTTCGGAGAGGACGGCGGCCTGGCGGACGAGGTCGTCGATCTCGCCGGTGACGGTGGAGGCCATCGTGGTGGTGGTGCCGTGTTCGAGGTGGGTGCGGGCGGCGAGCAGGGCCTCCTCGGCGATGCCGGAGGCGTAGGAGGCGCCGCCGCCGCCGTGGACGTGCAGGTCGACGAAGCCGGGCACCACGGTGTGGCCGGTCAGGTCGAGGTCGCCCGGCTCGCTCTCCCCGCTCGTCAGTGCGGCGATCCGGTCGCCCTCGACGGCCAGGCGGCCGCCCTCGACGACGCCACCGGGCAGGACCAGTCGGGCACCGGCCAGGGCAATGCGACCTGTGACGATCACGCTCGTCTCCACAATTGCTCAGAATTGCTCGAATGCCCAAAAGTATAAGCAACTATGAACAAGGTGTGGCCGATGCGGGTTGGATCTTGCCGACGAGCGCGGACCCGTGCGGCGGCCCGGGGAGATCCCGCGTGGGAGGCGGCCCGTTCACGGTCACCGCCGCCCCTGCGCGGCCGGGGCGGGCTGCGGCGCAGGGGACCGCGCCGCGGCGAGCAGCCGATGGCCGAGGAGGGTGCAGCTGTGGCGCACCGCCCGACCGGCCCGTACCGTGCTCACCAGCCCGGCCCGCCGCAGCGCCCGGGCGTGCTCGGAGGCGCTGGCCACCGAGATGCCCAGCTCGCGGGCGAGTTGACTGGTGGTCGGCTCGCGCAGGGTCAGCCGCAGGACCGCCGAGCGGGTCCGGCCGAGCAGGGCTGCCACCGGTTCCTCCGGGGCCGCCCCCGGTGCCGGCGCCTCCTCGGGAAGGTGGGGCAGCAGGGTGAGCGCCGGGTAGACCAGCAGCAGCGGTCCGTCCGGCAGCGGGCCGCACAGTGGTTCCCCGGTCCACTGCGCGGACGGCAGCAGCAGGACGCCGCCGCCTTCCAGACGGAAGTCCAGCTGCCTGGAAACCGCGATCTCCAGCGTGCTGCCGTGCCATCGGCTGCCCGGATAGAGGCCGGCCAGCATCCCGCGCAGCCCCTGCTCGCGCTGCACCTGCCCGCGCCAGGCGAGGTCGATGTCGAAGCCGGTGCGCAGCCTCGGCCAGACCGCGTCGATCAGCGCCGAATGAGAGGCGCGCAGGCTGCTCTCCAGGTACCGCCAGGCCTGCCGATCACCGTTCGCCAGGCCCCGCATCAGCGGGGTGACGGGCAGCCCGTTGCGGCAGATGCGATCGAGCTCGCGGCGGACCAGCGCGTTGGTGGACGAACGCACCGACTCCAGCCCGTGCTCCAGGTCGACGCTGAGCGGATCGAGGAAGAACGGACCCGCGCCGGTCACCGGGACCAGCTCGGTCAGCGGCACGACGGACCGGGCGGCCGTGGCACCGAGCAGGCGGGTCCGCCGGGCGAACGCCGGGTCCGCACCGGGCCGTTGCAGCATGGCGACGGCCAGCTCGAGCTCCATCAGCGGTGCCGGCCCGTCCGCGAACCGGGTGCCGAGCAGGTCCTCGGCCGTGAAGTGGATCCGCAGCACCACGCCCCGCCCTTCCCGCCCTTCCCACCCGGCCCGGCGTTCCCGGGCTTTCGGCTCAGGCCGAAAACCTCGCGCCGGCGCCGCCCCGGTCCGACGATACCCAGTGCACGGCCGCGGCGGCAGTGGGCTTCCGGGCGGCCGTTCCGGTCCCGATCCGACACCCAGGAGGCGTCCATGCGCATGCCGTCGTACCGCACCCGATCGGCCGCCCTTGCCGCGGCCCTGGCGACGGCCGTCCTCGTGCTGGCGTCCCCGGCGGCGCAGGCCGACGACGATGACGGCTGGCAGCCGTACCACGGCCAGGACTACGACGCGCCCGCCGGGACGCTCTGCCCGTTCCACCTGCACATCACCGACCTGCTCGACCAGGAGGAGACCAAGACCGTCGGCCGCTACCCGGACGGCTCTCCCGAGAAGGTCCTCTGGCGCGGGCCGCTGATCCTGCGCTACACCAACGTGGACACCGGCGCCCAGGTCGACCGCGACCAGAGCGGCCGGGCCACCGAGTACCGCCTGCCGGACGGCAGCACGCTGTGGGACGTCCCCCGGTCTTCGCACATCTCCGCCAAGGTCCACCCCGGCAACCCGTACCACGCGGTCGGCGACTACGTGTTCAGCGGCGGCGCGGTGCTGCTGGTGCACCCGGACCAGCAGGTCGAGGTGCTGGCCCAGCACCAGGTGGAGAACCTCTGCCAGACCCTCGCCTGACCGGCCCCCCGGGTCCCCCCGCAACAGGGGTGCGGGCGGACCCGGGGGCCCCGAGGGTCGGCACTGCGCCTCTCACCTGCACCAATCCGCCCTCTCGCCCCGCCCGATCCGCCGCTGATCCGCCGGGAACGCGGATCGCCGGTCGAGATCGGTCCGTTTGCCGTTGACAATGGGATTTGTCCCTCGTTGTTCTGGAGCAAGGCTGGGCCTGGCTTGGTCGACTTGCAGAGAAGTGCTGATGTGCCCGGGCGGCTTCCCGGTCCGAGGCGCAGCGGGCAAGGACGCCGAGAATACGGCCGGCCGCAGGCGGGAAGGCCGAGGCGGCTGTTCAAGGACCTGCTGAGCCCGCGCAGCCTCGCCGGCCCGGTGTTCCTCCTGCAACTGGCGGTGATGCTGCTGATCATCGTCGCCGCGCTGGCGGCTCTCGTCGTCGGGGCCCGGCGCGACGACACGGCGGATGCCCAGGGCCGGACACTCGCCGCGGCGCAGGCGTTCGCGAACTCTCCGGGGATCCTGACGGCACTGAGCGGCCCCGACCCGACCGCAGCCCTGCAGCCGTCCGCCGAGGCGGCCCGGAAGGCCGCCGGAGTGGACGCCATCATCGTCTACGGGTTGGACGGGATCGCGCTCACCCACAGCGACCCGAACCAGATCGGGAAGCACGTCATCGGTCCCTACGCGCAGGCGGCGACCGGCAAGCCCTTCACCAGGACCTTCCGCGGGTCGCTGGGCCTCTCCGTGATCTCGGCGGTACCCGTCAAGGCCGCCGACGGCTCCGTCGTCGCCATCGTCGCCTCCCCGGTCACGGTCGAGAAGGTGCAGCACAGGGTGAACCAGCAGCTGCCGGTCCTGTTCGGCGGTGCCGCGGTGGCTCTTGCCATCGGCGCGGCCGGGGCGAGCCTGGTGAGCCGTCGGCTGCAGCGGCAGACCCATGGCCTGGGCCCGGCCGAGATGACCAGGATGTACGAGCACCACGACGCCGTGCTGCACGCCGTCCGGGAGGGCGTGGTGATCCTCGGCGAGGACGGCCGGCTGCTGCTGGCCAACGACGAGGCCGCCCGGTTGCTCGGCCTGCCCGTCGACTGCGAAGGCCGTTCGATCACCGAGCTGGGCCTGGGCCACCCGGCCGCCGAGCTGCTGGCCTCCGGGCGAGTGGTCACCGATGCCGTGGCCGGCTCCGCCGACCGCCTGCTCTCGGTGAACATCCGGGCCACCGACCGCAACGGGGGACCGCCCGGGCAGGTCGCGACCCTGCGCGACTCCACCGAGCTGCGCGCCCTGTCCGACAAGGCCGAGGCGGCCCGCGAGCGCCTCAACGTGCTGTACGAAGCCGGCAACACGATCGGCACCACACTCGACGTGGTGCGCACCGCCCAGGAACTCGCCGAGGCGGCCGTCCCGAGCTTCGCCGACTACGCCACCGTCGACCTCGCGGAGCCCGTTCTGCACGGCGACGAGCCCACCGGCACCCGGATCCTCCAACTGCAGCGCGCCGGGCTGAGCGGCGTCCACCCGGACACGCCGTTCCATCCCGTCGGTGCGACCATTCCGATCGTTCCCACCGCCCCGCTCGGCCGCAGCCCGCAGCCCGGACAGTCCGTGATCGAGGCGGATCTGACCAGCGCCGCCGTCCGGCACGGCGACGCCCCGGAGCGGGCCCGGCGCACGGTCGACCACGGCATCCACTCGCGGCTGAGCGTGCCGCTGCTCGCCCGGGGCCAGGTCCTCGGCGTGGCCGTCTTCTGGCGCGCGGCCTCACCGGAGCCCTTCGACGAGGACGACCTCTCGCTGGCCGAGGAGCTGGTCGCCCGGGCCGCCGTCTGCATCGACAACGCCCGCCGCTACACCCGCGAGCACCGGCTGGCCGTCACCCTCCAGCACAGCCTGCTACCCGGCGGACTGCCCGAGCAGAGCGCCCTGGACGTCGCCTACCGCTACCTGCCCGCCGAGGCCGGCGTGGGCGGCGACTGGTTCGACGTGATCCCGTTGCCCGGCGCCCGGGTCGCCCTGGTGGTGGGCGACGTGGTCGGCCACGGCCTGCACGCCGCCGCCACCATGGGCCAGCTGCGCACCGCCGTGCACAACTTCTCCTCCCTCGACCTGCCCCCGGACGAACTGCTCAGCCACCTGGACGACCTGGTCAACCAGATCGACCAGGACCGGGCGGCCAAGGACGGCGACGCCATCACCGGCGCGACCTGCCTGTACGCCATCTACGACCCGGTCACCCGGCGCTGCGCCATGGCCCGGGCCGGGCACCTGCTGCCGGCCCTGGTCCACCCGGACGGCTCGGTGGAGTTCCCCGAGTTGCCCGCCGGGCCGCCGCTCGGCCTGGTCGGTCTGCCGTTCGAGACCGCCGAACTACAGCTGCGGGAGGGCACCCGGCTGGTCCTCTACACCGACGGGCTGGTCGAGGACCGCTCCCGGGACATCGACGTCGGCCTCGAACTGCTGCGCACCACCCTCGGCCAGGGCGACCGCAGCCCCGACGCCACCTGCGAGGCGGTGCTGAACGCCCTGCTGCCGGCCAACCCGACCGACGACATCGCCCTGCTGGTCGCCCGGACCAGGGCGCTGCCCGCCGACCGGGTCGCCGTCTGGGACGTCCAGGCCGACCCGGCCGCCGTCGCCCGGATCCGGGTCGGCGTCGCGGAGCGGCTCACCGAGTGGGGGCTGGACGAGATGGCCTTCACCACCGAACTCATCGTCAGCGAGCTGGTCACCAACGCCATCCGGTACGCCATCGGTCCGATCCGGCTCCGGCTGCTCCGTGACCGCGCACTCATCTGCGAGGTCTCCGACGGCAGCAGCACCTCCCCGCACCTGCGGTACGCGGTCAGCACCGACGAGGGCGGGCGCGGGCTGTTCCTGGTCGCCCAGCTCTCCGAGCGCTGGGGCACCCGCTACACCCCCAACGGCAAAGTCATCTGGGCCGAACAGCACATCCACGAGAGCGACACCCCGGCAGTGGAAGGTCCCGGCGAGATCCCGCTCGTGACCACCGAAGGACGTCTGGAGCCATCGTGACCGCATCCCGTGCCCGAACGGCGACCGTCTCCGGCTGCCTGGTCCTCCTGGCCATGGGCCTGGGTGCGTGCGGCCACACACCGCCTGCCAAACCCAAGGACCCGTCGGTGGCCACTTCCGCGAAGGACGTGGGCGGCATGGACGCACTGACCGCCGCGGCGAAGAAGGAGGGCACGCTCAGGGCGATCGCGATCCCCCGCGACTGGGCCGGCTACGGCGGCCTGATCGACGGCTTCGAGAAGAAGTACGGGATCACGGTCACGGTCGACGATCCTCTGGGTCACAGCCAGGACGAGATCGACGCCATCAAGAAGAACGGGACCCAGCAGAGTGCCCCCGACGTCATCGACGTGGGGGACGCGTTCGCCCGGGCAGCGGGCCGGCAGAACCTGCTCGCGTCGTACAAGGTCGCCGCGTACCGCTCGATCCCGAGCAACCAGAAGGACCCCCAGGCCCGTTGGTCCGACAACTACGGGGGCTACATCTCCATCGGCTGCGACGCGAGCCGCGTCGAGGTCTGTCCCCAGACCTTCGCCGATCTACTGAAACCCGCTTACCGGGGCGAGGTCGCGCTCGAGGGCGACCCCACCCGCTCCGAGACCGGATTCGCCAGCGTGTACGCGGCGGCCCTGGCGAACGGCGGATCGTTCGACGACATCCAGCCCGGCCTCGACTTCTTCGCCAAGCTCAAGCAGGCGGGAAACCTCAACCCGGTCGATGCCACCTCGGCCACGGTCGCGAGCGGCCAGACGCCCATCAGCGTCAACTGGGACTTCGTCAACCTCAACTACACCGACCAGCTCCGCAGCAAAGGCGTCAACTGGCAGGTCTCGATCC from Kitasatospora cathayae includes:
- a CDS encoding class II fructose-bisphosphate aldolase, with the protein product MPLAGTGAIVTPAADAARGVGAFNVIQLEHAQAIVAGAEAADAPVVLQLSQNAVRYHGALAPMASAVLATARTAAVPVAVHLDHATSADLVAEAVELGFSSVMFDASVLPYEENVRATAEVVARCHAAGVWVEAELGEVGGKDGVHAPGARTDPAEAAGYVAATGVDALAVAVGTSHAMLTRDAVLDFDLIAELRAAVPVPLVLHGSSGVADEHLTRAVERGMTKVNIATHLNQVFTGAVRRTLDADPSLVDTRRYLGSGRAAMAAEVTRLLGVLKAA
- the nagA gene encoding N-acetylglucosamine-6-phosphate deacetylase; its protein translation is MVTGRIALAGARLVLPGGVVEGGRLAVEGDRIAALTSGESEPGDLDLTGHTVVPGFVDLHVHGGGGASYASGIAEEALLAARTHLEHGTTTTMASTVTGEIDDLVRQAAVLSELVEDGILAGIHFEGPFISHHRCGAHRPDLLRDPDPALVRKLVDAARGHARMVTLAPELPGGLDSVRMLADLGVIAAVGHTDSDYPTTLEAIDAGASVATHLFNAMPGIAHRAPGPIVALLEDERVTVELINDGVHLHPSVLDLAYGTAGPGRVALITDAMGAAGMGDGRYPLGPLQVEVKDGVAMLPDGSSIAGSTLTLDRAFQRAIQVQKLTLGEAVESLSTTPARLLGLADSIGTLETGKLADLVVVDSTGYDLVAVMRQGRWVLGGEKFATVKSA
- a CDS encoding winged helix-turn-helix domain-containing protein — translated: MVLRIHFTAEDLLGTRFADGPAPLMELELAVAMLQRPGADPAFARRTRLLGATAARSVVPLTELVPVTGAGPFFLDPLSVDLEHGLESVRSSTNALVRRELDRICRNGLPVTPLMRGLANGDRQAWRYLESSLRASHSALIDAVWPRLRTGFDIDLAWRGQVQREQGLRGMLAGLYPGSRWHGSTLEIAVSRQLDFRLEGGGVLLLPSAQWTGEPLCGPLPDGPLLLVYPALTLLPHLPEEAPAPGAAPEEPVAALLGRTRSAVLRLTLREPTTSQLARELGISVASASEHARALRRAGLVSTVRAGRAVRHSCTLLGHRLLAAARSPAPQPAPAAQGRR
- a CDS encoding SpoIIE family protein phosphatase, translating into MLLIIVAALAALVVGARRDDTADAQGRTLAAAQAFANSPGILTALSGPDPTAALQPSAEAARKAAGVDAIIVYGLDGIALTHSDPNQIGKHVIGPYAQAATGKPFTRTFRGSLGLSVISAVPVKAADGSVVAIVASPVTVEKVQHRVNQQLPVLFGGAAVALAIGAAGASLVSRRLQRQTHGLGPAEMTRMYEHHDAVLHAVREGVVILGEDGRLLLANDEAARLLGLPVDCEGRSITELGLGHPAAELLASGRVVTDAVAGSADRLLSVNIRATDRNGGPPGQVATLRDSTELRALSDKAEAARERLNVLYEAGNTIGTTLDVVRTAQELAEAAVPSFADYATVDLAEPVLHGDEPTGTRILQLQRAGLSGVHPDTPFHPVGATIPIVPTAPLGRSPQPGQSVIEADLTSAAVRHGDAPERARRTVDHGIHSRLSVPLLARGQVLGVAVFWRAASPEPFDEDDLSLAEELVARAAVCIDNARRYTREHRLAVTLQHSLLPGGLPEQSALDVAYRYLPAEAGVGGDWFDVIPLPGARVALVVGDVVGHGLHAAATMGQLRTAVHNFSSLDLPPDELLSHLDDLVNQIDQDRAAKDGDAITGATCLYAIYDPVTRRCAMARAGHLLPALVHPDGSVEFPELPAGPPLGLVGLPFETAELQLREGTRLVLYTDGLVEDRSRDIDVGLELLRTTLGQGDRSPDATCEAVLNALLPANPTDDIALLVARTRALPADRVAVWDVQADPAAVARIRVGVAERLTEWGLDEMAFTTELIVSELVTNAIRYAIGPIRLRLLRDRALICEVSDGSSTSPHLRYAVSTDEGGRGLFLVAQLSERWGTRYTPNGKVIWAEQHIHESDTPAVEGPGEIPLVTTEGRLEPS
- a CDS encoding ABC transporter substrate-binding protein codes for the protein MTASRARTATVSGCLVLLAMGLGACGHTPPAKPKDPSVATSAKDVGGMDALTAAAKKEGTLRAIAIPRDWAGYGGLIDGFEKKYGITVTVDDPLGHSQDEIDAIKKNGTQQSAPDVIDVGDAFARAAGRQNLLASYKVAAYRSIPSNQKDPQARWSDNYGGYISIGCDASRVEVCPQTFADLLKPAYRGEVALEGDPTRSETGFASVYAAALANGGSFDDIQPGLDFFAKLKQAGNLNPVDATSATVASGQTPISVNWDFVNLNYTDQLRSKGVNWQVSIPFDSSFAQYYALAINKDAPHPAAARLWQEYLFSTEGQNLRLTGYARPVLLDAMKKDGTLDEAAFARLPTVEGTPEFPTDAQTEKAKQVVAAGWAKAVADG